The genomic region AATAACTATACCTTCGGGGATGCCAAGTGCCCCCCAGCCCCGGaggaatttttgattttggttgtTTCTGAACAGGCTAAAGGGAACAAGGTGAAACTCCTGGTGGTGACAAGGGGGTGCTGAAGTACATCAAATGCCACTGTGCGCATCCAGACTATCAAAAGAGCTTGTCTTTAATCTCATAGGAATACCTAAGCATAAGGCCTTAGTAAATATGCCTAAATATTCATGGCCAATGAagtttctgggaaaaaaaaggaaaaatatttatgacAATTTATCTAGTTTGACTTTATCAAAAAAGACCATTCTGGATAGACAAACTATCAATTCAAACTATCCATTATGTTCTAATTAAACCAAAGAGGACCTTGAAGGTCATCTTTGCTTTAACTGGACAATAATAGATAGTTTAGATCTTCCCAATGATAGTTAATAAAGCTTGTCAGGACATGGGTCCAAGGGCACTACTTAGCGATCTCGAGCGCCACAGGTTAAAAATCCTTGCATGACAAAGCATAACAAggcgtaatattttttttttctattaaaatggAACTATAGGGCCTCTTTTCAATCTTGGCTGTGTACATATTTTGAAGCCATTGTCTCTGGGACTGCACAAACCGTGTCATCCTCGTAGGCCCATTTCTCTTTCCAGCGTTGggataaaattgctatcttgaAATACTGATCTGATAGGAATTGGGGATAAGGTGGCACATTAGGCGTTTAAGGTACATTATCATATAGTCTGATAACTTTTGCCCTTTAGGTAGCGGCACTAGAACTCGAAATTTGTGAACAAATGAACCCTCCCCGAGTTTTCTACTACCATCTTTTCTGTAAGCCGAGGTCAGGAGATTAAACATAGAAGACACATCGTTCTTTGCATTAAATGCTTTAAATACAATTGTTGTTAGTAACTAGTTAATGACTTACCTAACAGGGTATTTGAATTACATCACTATGATATGTCAAGGAAATCCCAAATGAATAcaactttatttcaaaatatactgaaaatatacatattttggtCTCTAAACAAGGATCTATGACATATATTATTGTTTATGGTCGAACAGGTTTTGTGGTTTCGGACATAATTTTTGCATGGGGGGTTGTCTCTTCAACGCTTCGAATAGAAATAGCACTTGGTAGCAGTGGAAAACGGCTTGACAGCGAATTTCCATAATTGTTAACCAGGCTATTTCCAAAAGAATGTTCTGGTCGAACAGGAAAGTACAAGCTTCTTGTCAGATTGTAGCCAACGTTTCGTTGGTGGGGCTGATATGGTCTGGATAATTGAAAGGGCCTCAACATTTGAGGAAAATAGGTGTACTCGTGACTATATCCAGGATAATTCCAGGCAGCTTCCGGATATCCTCCTGAAAACTGGAATGCATTAAAGCTATTCAATGAATTTAATTCTCTCGGTCTCCAGCACATCTGAATTCCACTTCCGCCCATGTAGGGCCTTTGTccgaaacctaaaaaaaaattacccatgaaataattttagaatttcCTTTGAATTTTCGACTTAAGCCATACATAGCGCAAGATGCATCGAATTGGTCTTTGCTTGAAACGGAACAGATTTTCCAACGAGAATGTACTTAACAAAGACACCCTAtgttatgtgtttttttcatagttttaataagGTGTATTGTAACCACCTTTCATATAAAACGCATCAATGAAAAATGAAACCCACCGCATGAAAACAACAGCAGCTAAGGTATAGAAACCTCTGTTTTCTAtataaaagggtaaaaaaagaaaaacagtcttCTCGTTAATGGAGATTCTCAGCGTTTTCCAATTCTGTTTAATGTATAGGGTGCAATTCCTATTTCATACAGATATAGAAGCGGAAAGGTGTGCTTGAAGTGATACTGCTATATAGAATGAAACTTAATTGGGTTCCTACTGGACCTCTAAGGATCCTCAACTAGGCAAGTAAACACTTTAAAGCCATCTCTTTTATCCACTCCTTGCATCCTTCCGTGCTCTGGAGAGTGTATGAATTAAATACTGAATCTCCGTGGATCCTCTGTTCACAAAGGATGATCCTGGCTTTCCCCTACCTCCATTAGAGACAAGCTCctcttttaaaaagttgaatgCTAGACTTAAGGCACTACATCCATTTTTAAAACCCCTTTCTTCTCTCACCACCACCCACAAAAGCCTACATCGCACTTTGCGAAAAGTTAGCCAACTAGATTCTGATTCTGactgaaaatagtttttgttttattttttctcaatatttttggATTCTGAGgcaattaatgaatttttatattcatgtTATAAGCATTTACAGCAGAAACCATTATAGCAGAGACCTTAATAgcagaaaataccaaaaatagtcacacaaaattaatattttacttaGTTTGACTACCGTATGCAATCCTGAGGTGCTGATTAAACCGATCAAACCTGTTGATAGTTCATACATAGTAGTGAATAGAACTGAAGTCTACTTCACTTACTCATCTTATTACACCCTCTAAGCCTTATTACTCCTAGCTACACGAATGTGAACTggtattgttttttcttctcaacTTTCATGTATTACTTGAAGTACATCTCAAGCagctttctatttttaaatttcaaattttcagtcAGACTGAGACAGAAGTGTTGACAAGTAGCTTCACTTTATTTGATTCAAATTCAGAATCCAGCACTGGAATTTGTTAATCAAGACTAAACTGAACTAAGTCATTGAAcaaaattgttgttaaaagtcTATATAACGAGGCTTTACAAATGACAttgaaagaataggaaaatgGAGAACCGTGAGGTTTTGATATTGGGAATTGGGTTTCTAGGAATTTTCAATCAGGTTTTtagggattttgaaaaatatgaaggGGAAACACTAGCCGGGTCCCTTTGTAAA from Artemia franciscana chromosome 5, ASM3288406v1, whole genome shotgun sequence harbors:
- the LOC136027715 gene encoding uncharacterized protein LOC136027715 encodes the protein MLRGRLNTIKTHFVLAGCEKGTSAIYKQRLMIFAFISCSLARIPPAYQPVNRGSSNSRTDKPFIITADLPINEHEVSVDQRQSRRSIPTSSYGTPGYYESQIFGFGQRPYMGGSGIQMCWRPRELNSLNSFNAFQFSGGYPEAAWNYPGYSHEYTYFPQMLRPFQLSRPYQPHQRNVGYNLTRSLYFPVRPEHSFGNSLVNNYGNSLSSRFPLLPSAISIRSVEETTPHAKIMSETTKPVRP